The following is a genomic window from Candidatus Paracaedimonas acanthamoebae.
TAGACTAACGCAGGTATGATTTTATGGCCTCAATAAGTTCTTCTTTAGCATGTTCAATATCTGTTTCATGAGATGAATCAGCAATATGATTACGAATATGATCTTCCATGACTTCTGACATCAACCCATTAGTTGCCCCTCGAATTACAGCAACTAAATGGAGAATTTCTGTACATC
Proteins encoded in this region:
- a CDS encoding metal/formaldehyde-sensitive transcriptional repressor, which gives rise to MSHIIRKKTKLLNRVRRIKGQIEAIERALEDEKGCTEILHLVAVIRGATNGLMSEVMEDHIRNHIADSSHETDIEHAKEELIEAIKSYLR